A stretch of the Plasmodium berghei ANKA genome assembly, chromosome: 10 genome encodes the following:
- a CDS encoding fam-b protein: MRVSILKYVLFSIVICSFEYSKNELYFVNDRGIWLERNVINFRNNRILSYADNEFDLNGFYQSTLNLANQLGDCVEGKKEIEHLRNIIDSHIKEHKGSNTSLDLKNVDSKTKKIINELRKKLEELKKQISDKTNGELAIQPIDDKIIIKKDENSSVSEHEDFKQLEKNENNKIVSSNCYMKSKLNKTIKKVATKFILSALAFLAVVSSIPLILFACLIIIPILPGFFICYFLWRLIKYSIKLRKI; this comes from the exons ATGAGAGTCagtattttaaaatatgttctTTTTTCAATTGTTATTTGTTCTTTTGAATATTCCAAAAAT GAATTATACTTTGTAAACGATAGAGGGATATGGCTTGAAAGGAATGTAATAAACTTTAGAAATAATAGGATATTATCATATGCAGATAACGAATTTGATTTAAATGGATTTTATCAATCAACTTTGAATCTTGCAAATCAACTTGGTGATTGTGTTGAAggtaaaaaagaaatagaaCACCTTCGAAATATTATAGATTCACATATAAAGGAGCATAAAGGAAGTAACACATCActtgatttaaaaaatgtagatagtaagacaaaaaaaataattaatgaacttcgaaaaaaattagaagaattaaaaaaacagatTTCTGATAAAACGAATGGTGAATTAGCAATACAACCGAtagatgataaaataataataaaaaaagatgaaaatagtTCTGTATCAGAACATGAAGACTTTAAAcaattggaaaaaaatgaaaataataaaattgtatcAAGTAATTGTTATATGAAATCAAAATTgaataaaacaattaaaaaagtagCAACAAAATTCATCCTGTCGGCGTTGGCATTTTTAGCAGTTGTTTCTTCGATACCACTAATATTGTTTGCGTGCTTAATTATAATACCCATATTGCCTGGATTTTTCATATGCTATTTCCTTTGGAGACTTATTAAATATTCCATtaaattaagaaaaatataa
- a CDS encoding BIR protein, with product MTLNVCKAFKEIDDYWDNNFSLEGIDITNEIHTIYCPINNETGKRECKTVSQRVNAGNVLLFNNLFSGDDNIESDNKNNEYITYIMLWLSNKMKLITDGTYGSVSDFYITFIKNGDVDADVDDDNYYEYLDKIAEKKEIMEIKIEEMYELYELLKDLCNVITNCSEDSSECSYFTKFAIKWNNLYNKFDDKTTKYIEDKYYCDVLLTLKKAYEKFKNGNKNKDNLQEINDEINYCAQSCKKATTSWRIIDVSSQNLPNEIDRKFSEIVKTHSSKNKKKYQILKKFVKIIKKMAMKKRGIVKKKKIKKVIVKAPKNKKQSNNHQRSIQGGKQPVTEEPSQISEDEADSEDEADSEDEADSEDEADLEGEEEDSEQTEPKNNDQNNEQQNTMDQASNQCDNPSDSEGASSPSGNELEKSEIPKEDSEEQKNTNLPTEPNNQTVVQEQSVTDSKPQPESQPQPQPQPQPQPRQEQQKIESQAESHPELQSEPQPEPTTSPTPPSPEAQDEKHETQPASTQEKSSTNHETIKKITEKGFLHDFYKLYLSSFYKNLTDYGHRLYESVSTSLTKGYSAFNNFANDIITQPNKANDNLSSADNKIQPKDSGSNLPPSDSSSEIPSPSPTQSSDKKAEDGSPKKESEGKSQENAKDGGGSEDTISEPEVGNQENKTEGKDQISETGSKDEVPIPTPAPEEPSKDSINKIHDQGIKQLPPEIKVEKGIFEIGFPGDVFKGYKLFVYLVIIIGIPIILALMYKYFSFGWRKELKKKKNMKKVINMFGANEKTKRVINPTDRKKQVQIIINLSKKKQDKKLTNPSTQKKQDEKVTSSSTQKKQTKQFINSIYWGKYPLLNMYKLMETDPVPFIILYLVFIFYVYRRK from the exons ATGACTCTCAATGTG TGTAAAGCATTTAAAGAAATTGATGATTACTGggataataatttttctctTGAGGGCATTGATATCACTAATGAAATACACACTATTTATTGTCCTATTAACAATGAAACGGGGAAAAGAGAATGTAAAACTGTCAGTCAAAGAGTTAATGCTGgtaatgtattattatttaataatttattcagcggagatgataatatagaatctgataataaaaataacgaaTATATCACGTATATTATGCTATGGTTaagtaataaaatgaaactAATTACAGATGGAACTTACGGAAGCGTGTCagatttttatattacgtttataaaaaatggtgATGTTGATGCTGATGTTGATGATGACaattattatgaatatcTTGATAAAATCgctgaaaaaaaagaaataatggAAATTAAAATTGAAGAAATGTATGAACTTTATGAGTTACTTAAAGATCTTTGTAATGTAATTACTAATTGTTCCGAAGATTCTTCAGAATGCTCctattttacaaaatttgCTATTAAATGGAATAATCTATACAATAAATTTGATGATAAAACAACTAAGTATATTGAAGATAAGTATTATTGTGACGTGTTGTTGACTTTAAAAAAAGCTTATGagaaatttaaaaatggtaataaaaacaaagaTAATCTTCAAGAAATtaatgatgaaataaattattgtgCTCAATCATGTAAAAAAGCAACTACCTCGTGGAGAATTATAGATGTGAGTTCCCAAAATTTACCGAATGAAATAGATCGAAAATTTAGTGAAATTGTAAAAACACATTCctctaaaaataaaaagaaatatcaGATACTGAAGAAATTtgtgaaaattataaaaaaaatggcgATGAAGAAGAGAGGaatagtgaaaaaaaagaaaataaaaaaagtaattgTCAAAGCGCCgaagaataaaaaacagAGTAACAACCATCAAAGATCAATCCAAGGAGGAAAACAACCAGTTACAGAAGAACCATCACAAATTTCAGAAGATGAAGCAGATTCAGAAGATGAAGCAGATTCAGAAGATGAAGCAGATTCAGAAGATGAAGCAGATTTAGAAGGTGAAGAAGAAGATAGTGAACAAACCGAACCGAAGAATAATGATCAAAACAACGAACAACAAAATACAATGGATCAAGCATCAAACCAATGTGATAACCCATCAGATTCAGAAGGTGCATCATCACCTTCAGGAAATGAACTAGAAAAAAGTGAAATCCCAAAAGAAGACTCTgaagaacaaaaaaataccaATTTACCAACGGAACCGAACAATCAAACAGTAGTTCAAGAACAATCTGTTACAGATTCAAAACCACAACCAGAATCACAACCACAGCCGCAACCACAACCACAACCGCAACCACGACAAGAACAACAAAAGATAGAATCACAGGCAGAATCACATCCAGAATTACAGTCAGAACCACAGCCAGAACCAACAACATCACCAACACCACCATCGCCAGAAGCACAAGATGAAAAACATGAGACACAACCTGCATCTACACAAGAAAAATCATCAACGAACCATgaaactataaaaaaaatcacaGAAAAGGGATTTTTACACGATTTCTATAAACTGTATCTTTCatctttttataaaaaccTTACAGATTATGGGCATCGTTTATATGAAAGTGTATCAACTAGCTTAACAAAAGGTTATTCtgcatttaataattttgctAATGATATAATTACTCAACCAAATAAAGcaaatgataatttatCGTCAgctgataataaaattcaaCCAAAAGATTCAGGAAGTAATTTACCTCCATCTGATAGTTCATCAGAAATACCCTCGCCTTCACCGACACAATCTAGTGACAAAAAAGCTGAAGATGGGAGTCCAAAAAAAGAATCTGAAGGTAAAAGCCAAGAAAATGCTAAAGATGGAGGTGGAAGTGAAGATACAATAAGTGAACCTGAAGTTGGAAACcaagaaaataaaactgAAGGTAAAGACCAAATAAGTGAAACTGGAAGTAAAGATGAAGTACCAATACCAACACCAGCTCCTGAAGAGCCATCAAAGGATTCTATCAATAAAATACATGATCAAGGAATTAAACAACTTCCTCCTGAAATCAAGGTAGAAAAAGGAATATTTGAAATAGGATTTCCAGGAGATGTATTTAAAGGatacaaattatttgtatatttagTTATAATTATTGGCATACCCATTATTTTAGCACTTATGTATAAG tatttttcatttggATGGAGAAAGGaattgaagaaaaaaaaaaacatgaaaaaggttataaatatgtttggTGCAAATGAAAAGACAAAAAGAGTTATAAACCCAACTGATCGAAAAAAACAAgtacaaataattataaatttatctaaaaaaaaacaggaTAAAAAGCTTACAAATCCATCTACTCAAAAAAAGCAGGATGAAAAGGTTACAAGTTCATCtactcaaaaaaaacaaactaAACAGTTTATAAATTCCATTTACTGGGGAAAATATccattattaaatatgtataaactTATGGAGACCGATCCTGTaccatttattattttgtatttggtgtttattttttatgtttatagaagaaaatga